The Ruminococcus bovis genome includes a region encoding these proteins:
- a CDS encoding prephenate dehydrogenase — protein MKIAVVGLGIIGGSYCKAIKKYTDHYVIGINRSPLPLEKALKCGAIDKIGSADDLSDIDIVILGVYPGAAVDFIRKNGDKIKKGAIVTDTSGIKTEICDDLTALSKEFGFTFVGVHPMAGKEKNGFDVSDGDLYKNASCIIVPCGADDESVKKVADFNLSIGFGGIKITTPEEHDRMIAFTSQLPHVLACAYVLSPNCMNHKGFSAGSYRDVSRVANINAELWSELFMENKAPLLKELETLIKNIRDIEDAISKDDKEKLMSLLQKGHEIKEALGE, from the coding sequence ATGAAAATAGCAGTTGTTGGTTTAGGTATTATTGGTGGTTCTTACTGTAAGGCCATTAAGAAATACACAGACCACTATGTAATTGGTATAAACAGAAGTCCACTTCCACTGGAGAAAGCACTAAAGTGTGGAGCTATAGATAAGATTGGTTCTGCTGATGACCTATCCGATATAGATATAGTTATCCTTGGTGTTTATCCCGGTGCTGCTGTTGACTTCATTAGAAAAAACGGTGACAAAATCAAGAAAGGTGCTATTGTTACAGATACTTCCGGTATTAAGACAGAAATCTGTGATGACTTAACTGCACTTAGCAAAGAGTTTGGCTTTACATTTGTTGGTGTTCATCCAATGGCAGGTAAAGAGAAAAACGGCTTTGATGTTTCTGACGGTGACCTTTATAAAAATGCCAGTTGCATTATTGTACCTTGTGGTGCAGATGATGAATCGGTAAAGAAAGTTGCTGACTTTAACCTTTCTATCGGTTTTGGTGGTATCAAAATCACCACACCGGAAGAACATGACAGAATGATTGCTTTTACAAGTCAGTTACCTCATGTACTTGCTTGTGCATATGTTCTTTCTCCTAACTGTATGAACCACAAGGGGTTTTCTGCCGGTAGTTACCGTGATGTATCAAGAGTAGCTAATATTAACGCAGAACTTTGGAGTGAGCTTTTTATGGAAAACAAAGCACCACTACTAAAGGAACTTGAAACTTTAATCAAAAACATCAGAGATATAGAAGATGCTATATCAAAGGATGATAAAGAAAAACTTATGTCCTTACTACAAAAAGGACATGAAATTAAGGAGGCTTTAGGCGAATGA